A genomic segment from Glycine soja cultivar W05 chromosome 18, ASM419377v2, whole genome shotgun sequence encodes:
- the LOC114394555 gene encoding kinesin light chain 3-like isoform X2, with translation MSLRVAAVNLLKKLRFPASHVFPASTVTTNAFSGKLKLSRWYQAGEHGWRIDLRDPCLWIVISGHVAMTLGISASTVFAEDATTEAYPDNDPGGDLIGLRKIEDGSVVSNIHTAKWRVFTDKAREFFLQGKLDEAEKLFLSAIEEAKEGFGEKDPHVASACNNLAELYRVKKAFDKAEPLYLEAINILEESFGPDDVRVGVAVHNLGQFYLGQRKLEEARVSYERALKIKRRVLGYGHSECSDTMYHLGVVLYLQGKERDAEAFIKDSIRMLEEGGEGESFICIRRLRYLSQIYMNSQQFAEAELVQRKILHVVELSKGWNSLDTVIAAESLALTLQASGNTKDSKEFLERCLNVRKDLLPGDHIQIGANLLHLARVAMLDCSQHKKLDVSRAKAELDMAKNHLHNSIRISCQCLEKVLKQKDKLKKFSKPGDSRKEGQVALAILLQSLNTLSSVELDKQELQEIQEKDINLEAREALLQCISAYKEFVHKRSIADTPEIKKEYLSCLKRAQNLFGHKVDEELSNQNDFR, from the exons ATGTCTCTGCGTGTGGCGGCAGTTAATTTGCTAAAAAAACTTCGCTTTCCTGCTTCCCATGTCTTCCCTGCTTCCACAGTAACCACAAATGCATTTTCCG GTAAACTCAAACTTTCCCGTTGGTATCAAGCTGGTGAACATGGTTGGAGGATAGATCTTAGGGATCCTTGTCTATGGATTGTTATATCTGGACATGTAG CAATGACATTAGGAATTAGTGCCAGCACTGTATTTGCTGAAGATGCAACAACTGAAGCATATCCTGATAATGACCCAGGGGGTGACTTAATTGGATTAAGAAAAATTGAGGATGGCTCTGTAGTATCAAACATACATACAGCAAAGTGGAGAGTCTTTACAGATAAAGCGAGAGAATTTTTTCTACAG GGAAAACTAGATGAAGCTGAAAAACTCTTCCTTTCTGCTATAGAAGAAGCTAAAGAAGGTTTCGGCGAGAAAGATCCGCATGTTGCTTCTGCATGCAACAATCTG gCAGAATTGTACAGGGTCAAAAAGGCATTTGACAAAGCAGAACCATTGTATTTGGAAGCTATCAACATATTAGAGGAATCTTTTGGTCCTGATGATGTACG GGTTGGGGTCGCTGTTCACAACCTTGGGCAGTTTTACCTTGGACAGCGGAAGTTGGAAGAAGCTCGTGTTAGCTATGAG CGTGCTTTGAAG ATAAAAAGGCGTGTTCTGGGGTATGGCCATTCAGAATGTTCAGATACAATGTATCATCTAGGAGTG GTCCTGTATcttcaaggaaaagaaagggATGCTGAGGCCTTTATTAAGGACTCTATAAGGATGCTAGAG GAAGGTGGGGAAGGGGAGTCTTTTATATGCATTAGAAGACTACGATACCTCTCACAG ATATATATGAATTCACAACAATTTGCTGAAGCTGAGTTGGTCCAGAGAAAGATCCTGCATGTTGTGGAATTGTCAAAG GGATGGAATTCCTTGGACACTGTTATTGCAGCTGAATCTTTGGCTCTGACCCTGCAAGCATCTGGCaatacaaaagattcaaaagaGTTTCTTGAAAG ATGTCTTAATGTCCGGAAGGACTTACTTCCTGGTGACCATATTCAG ATAGGTGCAAACTTACTTCATCTAGCAAGAGTGGCAATGCTTGATTGCAGTCAACATAAAAAGTTGGATGTTTCTAGAGCTAAAGCTGAGCTTGATATGGCAAAGAATCATTTGCATAATTCCATAAG GATTTCATGTCAATGTTTAGAGAAGGTATTGAAACAAAAGGACAAGTTAAAGAAATTCAGTAAGCCTGGAGATTCTAGAAAGGAAGGCCAAGTAGCACTGGCCATATTG TTGCAATCACTCAATACATTGTCATCAGTGGAGTTAGATAAGCAAGAATTGCAGGAGATTCAG GAAAAAGATATTAACCTTGAGGCTCGGGAGGCACTTCTTCAATGCATTTCTGCTTACAAGGAG TTTGTACATAAGAGGTCAATTGCTGATACCCCTGAAATAAAGAAAGAATATCTTTCATGTTTAAAGCGCGCTCAAAATTTGTTTGGTCATAAAGTTGATGAAGAGCTAAGCAATCAAAATGATTTCCGATAG
- the LOC114397471 gene encoding aspartic proteinase PCS1-like — protein MAPSSLFSNMHLFFFFLLSSIHLSLQLNHTTSLFSLSFPLTPLSLSTSTASKMMLLNSRPKSPPYSSPYNYKLSFKYSMALIVDLPIGTPPQVQPMVLDTGSQLSWIQCHKKAPAKPPPTASFDPSLSSTFSILPCTHPVCKPRIPDFTLPTSCDQNRLCHYSYFFADGTYAEGNLVREKFTFSRSLFTPPLILGCATESTDPRGILGMNRGRLSFASQSKITKFSYCVPTRETRPGYTPTGSFYLGNNPNSNTFKYIAMLTFGQSQRMPNLDPLAYTVALQGIRIGGRKLNISPAVFRADAGGSGQTMVDSGSEFTYLVNEAYDKVRAKVVRAVGPRMKKGYVYGGVSDMCFDGNAVEIGRLIGDMVFEFENGVQIVIPKERVLATVEGGVHCVGIANSDKLGAASNIIGNFHQQNLWVEFDLVNRRVGFGTADCSRLSN, from the coding sequence ATGGCTCCATCTTCACTGTTTTCAAACATgcatctcttcttcttctttcttctttcctccATACACCTCTCTCTACAACTCAACCACACCACCTCATTATTCTCACTCTCTTTCCCTCTCACACCACTCTCTCTCTCCACCAGCACCGCCTCCAAGATGATGCTACTCAACTCACGACCTAAATCACCACCTTATTCCTCTCCCTACAACTACAAGTTGTCTTTCAAATACTCCATGGCTTTAATCGTGGACCTTCCCATTGGGACCCCACCGCAAGTTCAGCCCATGGTTTTGGACACCGGAAGCCAGCTCTCGTGGATTCAGTGTCACAAAAAAGCTCCCGCTAAGCCTCCCCCAACGGCGTCGTTTGACCCTTCTCTCTCCTCCACCTTCTCTATCCTTCCGTGTACTCACCCTGTCTGCAAGCCGCGAATTCCCGATTTTACCCTCCCCACCTCCTGCGACCAGAACCGCCTCTGCCACTACTCCTACTTCTTCGCCGACGGCACCTACGCCGAGGGCAATCTCGTCAGAGAAAAATTCACCTTCTCCCGTTCCCTTTTTACCCCTCCTCTGATCCTCGGCTGCGCCACCGAGTCCACCGACCCCAGGGGCATTTTGGGAATGAACCGTGGACGCCTCTCTTTCGCTTCGCAGTCCAAAATTACTAAATTCTCATACTGTGTCCCCACCCGCGAGACCCGACCCGGTTACACTCCAACCGGGTCGTTCTACCTTGGCAACAACCCGAACTCTAACACATTTAAATACATCGCAATGTTGACTTTTGGTCAGAGTCAACGCATGCCGAATCTCGACCCTTTGGCCTACACTGTAGCCTTACAGGGGATAAGAATCGGAGGAAGAAAACTCAACATCTCGCCGGCGGTTTTTCGTGCTGATGCTGGCGGGTCGGGTCAAACTATGGTTGACTCCGGATCCGAGTTCACATACCTTGTTAACGAGGCTTATGATAAGGTGCGGGCTAAGGTGGTTAGGGCTGTGGGCCCCAGGATGAAGAAGGGTTACGTGTACGGTGGTGTTTCGGACATGTGTTTTGATGGGAATGCAGTTGAGATCGGACGATTGATAGGGGACATGGTGTTTGAGTTCGAGAATGGGGTGCAAATAGTGATTCCCAAGGAGAGGGTTCTGGCTACCGTGGAGGGTGGGGTCCACTGCGTAGGGATTGCGAACTCTGATAAATTGGGTGCGGCCAGTAACATTATTGGGAATTTTCATCAGCAGAATCTGTGGGTAGAGTTTGATCTGGTCAATCGCAGAGTGGGTTTCGGTACGGCTGATTGTAGCAGATTGTCTAACTAG
- the LOC114394555 gene encoding kinesin light chain 3-like isoform X1 yields the protein MSLRVAAVNLLKKLRFPASHVFPASTVTTNAFSGKLKLSRWYQAGEHGWRIDLRDPCLWIVISGHVAMTLGISASTVFAEDATTEAYPDNDPGGDLIGLRKIEDGSVVSNIHTAKWRVFTDKAREFFLQGKLDEAEKLFLSAIEEAKEGFGEKDPHVASACNNLAELYRVKKAFDKAEPLYLEAINILEESFGPDDVRVGVAVHNLGQFYLGQRKLEEARVSYERALKIKRRVLGYGHSECSDTMYHLGVVLYLQGKERDAEAFIKDSIRMLEEGGEGESFICIRRLRYLSQIYMNSQQFAEAELVQRKILHVVELSKGWNSLDTVIAAESLALTLQASGNTKDSKEFLERCLNVRKDLLPGDHIQIGANLLHLARVAMLDCSQHKKLDVSRAKAELDMAKNHLHNSIRISCQCLEKVLKQKDKLKKFSKPGDSRKEGQVALAILLQSLNTLSSVELDKQELQEIQQEKDINLEAREALLQCISAYKEFVHKRSIADTPEIKKEYLSCLKRAQNLFGHKVDEELSNQNDFR from the exons ATGTCTCTGCGTGTGGCGGCAGTTAATTTGCTAAAAAAACTTCGCTTTCCTGCTTCCCATGTCTTCCCTGCTTCCACAGTAACCACAAATGCATTTTCCG GTAAACTCAAACTTTCCCGTTGGTATCAAGCTGGTGAACATGGTTGGAGGATAGATCTTAGGGATCCTTGTCTATGGATTGTTATATCTGGACATGTAG CAATGACATTAGGAATTAGTGCCAGCACTGTATTTGCTGAAGATGCAACAACTGAAGCATATCCTGATAATGACCCAGGGGGTGACTTAATTGGATTAAGAAAAATTGAGGATGGCTCTGTAGTATCAAACATACATACAGCAAAGTGGAGAGTCTTTACAGATAAAGCGAGAGAATTTTTTCTACAG GGAAAACTAGATGAAGCTGAAAAACTCTTCCTTTCTGCTATAGAAGAAGCTAAAGAAGGTTTCGGCGAGAAAGATCCGCATGTTGCTTCTGCATGCAACAATCTG gCAGAATTGTACAGGGTCAAAAAGGCATTTGACAAAGCAGAACCATTGTATTTGGAAGCTATCAACATATTAGAGGAATCTTTTGGTCCTGATGATGTACG GGTTGGGGTCGCTGTTCACAACCTTGGGCAGTTTTACCTTGGACAGCGGAAGTTGGAAGAAGCTCGTGTTAGCTATGAG CGTGCTTTGAAG ATAAAAAGGCGTGTTCTGGGGTATGGCCATTCAGAATGTTCAGATACAATGTATCATCTAGGAGTG GTCCTGTATcttcaaggaaaagaaagggATGCTGAGGCCTTTATTAAGGACTCTATAAGGATGCTAGAG GAAGGTGGGGAAGGGGAGTCTTTTATATGCATTAGAAGACTACGATACCTCTCACAG ATATATATGAATTCACAACAATTTGCTGAAGCTGAGTTGGTCCAGAGAAAGATCCTGCATGTTGTGGAATTGTCAAAG GGATGGAATTCCTTGGACACTGTTATTGCAGCTGAATCTTTGGCTCTGACCCTGCAAGCATCTGGCaatacaaaagattcaaaagaGTTTCTTGAAAG ATGTCTTAATGTCCGGAAGGACTTACTTCCTGGTGACCATATTCAG ATAGGTGCAAACTTACTTCATCTAGCAAGAGTGGCAATGCTTGATTGCAGTCAACATAAAAAGTTGGATGTTTCTAGAGCTAAAGCTGAGCTTGATATGGCAAAGAATCATTTGCATAATTCCATAAG GATTTCATGTCAATGTTTAGAGAAGGTATTGAAACAAAAGGACAAGTTAAAGAAATTCAGTAAGCCTGGAGATTCTAGAAAGGAAGGCCAAGTAGCACTGGCCATATTG TTGCAATCACTCAATACATTGTCATCAGTGGAGTTAGATAAGCAAGAATTGCAGGAGATTCAG CAGGAAAAAGATATTAACCTTGAGGCTCGGGAGGCACTTCTTCAATGCATTTCTGCTTACAAGGAG TTTGTACATAAGAGGTCAATTGCTGATACCCCTGAAATAAAGAAAGAATATCTTTCATGTTTAAAGCGCGCTCAAAATTTGTTTGGTCATAAAGTTGATGAAGAGCTAAGCAATCAAAATGATTTCCGATAG
- the LOC114394555 gene encoding kinesin light chain 3-like isoform X3, with translation MSKDRIRQNNSKAMTLGISASTVFAEDATTEAYPDNDPGGDLIGLRKIEDGSVVSNIHTAKWRVFTDKAREFFLQGKLDEAEKLFLSAIEEAKEGFGEKDPHVASACNNLAELYRVKKAFDKAEPLYLEAINILEESFGPDDVRVGVAVHNLGQFYLGQRKLEEARVSYERALKIKRRVLGYGHSECSDTMYHLGVVLYLQGKERDAEAFIKDSIRMLEEGGEGESFICIRRLRYLSQIYMNSQQFAEAELVQRKILHVVELSKGWNSLDTVIAAESLALTLQASGNTKDSKEFLERCLNVRKDLLPGDHIQIGANLLHLARVAMLDCSQHKKLDVSRAKAELDMAKNHLHNSIRISCQCLEKVLKQKDKLKKFSKPGDSRKEGQVALAILLQSLNTLSSVELDKQELQEIQQEKDINLEAREALLQCISAYKEFVHKRSIADTPEIKKEYLSCLKRAQNLFGHKVDEELSNQNDFR, from the exons ATGTCCAAAGATAGGATCCGGCAGAACAACTCAAAAG CAATGACATTAGGAATTAGTGCCAGCACTGTATTTGCTGAAGATGCAACAACTGAAGCATATCCTGATAATGACCCAGGGGGTGACTTAATTGGATTAAGAAAAATTGAGGATGGCTCTGTAGTATCAAACATACATACAGCAAAGTGGAGAGTCTTTACAGATAAAGCGAGAGAATTTTTTCTACAG GGAAAACTAGATGAAGCTGAAAAACTCTTCCTTTCTGCTATAGAAGAAGCTAAAGAAGGTTTCGGCGAGAAAGATCCGCATGTTGCTTCTGCATGCAACAATCTG gCAGAATTGTACAGGGTCAAAAAGGCATTTGACAAAGCAGAACCATTGTATTTGGAAGCTATCAACATATTAGAGGAATCTTTTGGTCCTGATGATGTACG GGTTGGGGTCGCTGTTCACAACCTTGGGCAGTTTTACCTTGGACAGCGGAAGTTGGAAGAAGCTCGTGTTAGCTATGAG CGTGCTTTGAAG ATAAAAAGGCGTGTTCTGGGGTATGGCCATTCAGAATGTTCAGATACAATGTATCATCTAGGAGTG GTCCTGTATcttcaaggaaaagaaagggATGCTGAGGCCTTTATTAAGGACTCTATAAGGATGCTAGAG GAAGGTGGGGAAGGGGAGTCTTTTATATGCATTAGAAGACTACGATACCTCTCACAG ATATATATGAATTCACAACAATTTGCTGAAGCTGAGTTGGTCCAGAGAAAGATCCTGCATGTTGTGGAATTGTCAAAG GGATGGAATTCCTTGGACACTGTTATTGCAGCTGAATCTTTGGCTCTGACCCTGCAAGCATCTGGCaatacaaaagattcaaaagaGTTTCTTGAAAG ATGTCTTAATGTCCGGAAGGACTTACTTCCTGGTGACCATATTCAG ATAGGTGCAAACTTACTTCATCTAGCAAGAGTGGCAATGCTTGATTGCAGTCAACATAAAAAGTTGGATGTTTCTAGAGCTAAAGCTGAGCTTGATATGGCAAAGAATCATTTGCATAATTCCATAAG GATTTCATGTCAATGTTTAGAGAAGGTATTGAAACAAAAGGACAAGTTAAAGAAATTCAGTAAGCCTGGAGATTCTAGAAAGGAAGGCCAAGTAGCACTGGCCATATTG TTGCAATCACTCAATACATTGTCATCAGTGGAGTTAGATAAGCAAGAATTGCAGGAGATTCAG CAGGAAAAAGATATTAACCTTGAGGCTCGGGAGGCACTTCTTCAATGCATTTCTGCTTACAAGGAG TTTGTACATAAGAGGTCAATTGCTGATACCCCTGAAATAAAGAAAGAATATCTTTCATGTTTAAAGCGCGCTCAAAATTTGTTTGGTCATAAAGTTGATGAAGAGCTAAGCAATCAAAATGATTTCCGATAG
- the LOC114394557 gene encoding uncharacterized protein LOC114394557: MPFLTREVLNHNILHCMVEHKFSKHIHIIQKKKWSYLMSPKFSYLNSLVERKKPQETTDELAIVKAAAWAWYQHGSGSEGKAKSEFDVTRTQRMARPSRYKLEAMRMAKEAPSNSIHTNYKPLLDTYEVQCISRQLDRLIVESGHNKLGNSINANNNDGKDNANRRMKNKKGMSKGGNLVGSTALSAKCVPVVNLTKCLPRANRDLFSITRF; this comes from the coding sequence ATGCCATTTCTCACACGTGAAGTTCTCAACCACAACATATTGCATTGCATGGTGGAACATAAATTTTCCAAACACATTCACATTATCCAAAAAAAGAAGTGGTCTTATCTCATGTCACCCAAGTTCTCCTATCTGAACTCTCTAGTTGAGAGAAAGAAGCCTCAAGAAACCACAGATGAATTGGCCATTGTGAAAGCAGCTGCATGGGCATGGTACCAACATGGTTCAGGCTCTGAAGGAAAGGCTAAGAGTGAGTTTGATGTCACAAGAACTCAACGTATGGCCAGGCCTTCACGTTACAAGTTAGAAGCTATGAGAATGGCTAAGGAAGCACCCTCAAATTCAATTCACACCAATTATAAACCTCTTCTTGATACATATGAagttcaatgcatttcaagGCAATTGGACAGGCTTATTGTAGAGTCTGGCCACAACAAACTTGGCAACAGCATCAATGCAAATAATAATGATGGTAAGGATAATGCTAATAGAAGGATGAAGAATAAGAAGGGGATGAGTAAAGGGGGTAATTTGGTGGGTAGCACTGCTTTGTCAGCCAAATGTGTACCAGTGGTTAATCTGACCAAGTGTCTGCCAAGGGCCAATCGTGATCTATTTTCCATCACTAGGTTTTAG
- the LOC114394555 gene encoding kinesin light chain 3-like isoform X4: MDCYIWTSMTLGISASTVFAEDATTEAYPDNDPGGDLIGLRKIEDGSVVSNIHTAKWRVFTDKAREFFLQGKLDEAEKLFLSAIEEAKEGFGEKDPHVASACNNLAELYRVKKAFDKAEPLYLEAINILEESFGPDDVRVGVAVHNLGQFYLGQRKLEEARVSYERALKIKRRVLGYGHSECSDTMYHLGVVLYLQGKERDAEAFIKDSIRMLEEGGEGESFICIRRLRYLSQIYMNSQQFAEAELVQRKILHVVELSKGWNSLDTVIAAESLALTLQASGNTKDSKEFLERCLNVRKDLLPGDHIQIGANLLHLARVAMLDCSQHKKLDVSRAKAELDMAKNHLHNSIRISCQCLEKVLKQKDKLKKFSKPGDSRKEGQVALAILLQSLNTLSSVELDKQELQEIQQEKDINLEAREALLQCISAYKEFVHKRSIADTPEIKKEYLSCLKRAQNLFGHKVDEELSNQNDFR, from the exons ATGGATTGTTATATCTGGACAT CAATGACATTAGGAATTAGTGCCAGCACTGTATTTGCTGAAGATGCAACAACTGAAGCATATCCTGATAATGACCCAGGGGGTGACTTAATTGGATTAAGAAAAATTGAGGATGGCTCTGTAGTATCAAACATACATACAGCAAAGTGGAGAGTCTTTACAGATAAAGCGAGAGAATTTTTTCTACAG GGAAAACTAGATGAAGCTGAAAAACTCTTCCTTTCTGCTATAGAAGAAGCTAAAGAAGGTTTCGGCGAGAAAGATCCGCATGTTGCTTCTGCATGCAACAATCTG gCAGAATTGTACAGGGTCAAAAAGGCATTTGACAAAGCAGAACCATTGTATTTGGAAGCTATCAACATATTAGAGGAATCTTTTGGTCCTGATGATGTACG GGTTGGGGTCGCTGTTCACAACCTTGGGCAGTTTTACCTTGGACAGCGGAAGTTGGAAGAAGCTCGTGTTAGCTATGAG CGTGCTTTGAAG ATAAAAAGGCGTGTTCTGGGGTATGGCCATTCAGAATGTTCAGATACAATGTATCATCTAGGAGTG GTCCTGTATcttcaaggaaaagaaagggATGCTGAGGCCTTTATTAAGGACTCTATAAGGATGCTAGAG GAAGGTGGGGAAGGGGAGTCTTTTATATGCATTAGAAGACTACGATACCTCTCACAG ATATATATGAATTCACAACAATTTGCTGAAGCTGAGTTGGTCCAGAGAAAGATCCTGCATGTTGTGGAATTGTCAAAG GGATGGAATTCCTTGGACACTGTTATTGCAGCTGAATCTTTGGCTCTGACCCTGCAAGCATCTGGCaatacaaaagattcaaaagaGTTTCTTGAAAG ATGTCTTAATGTCCGGAAGGACTTACTTCCTGGTGACCATATTCAG ATAGGTGCAAACTTACTTCATCTAGCAAGAGTGGCAATGCTTGATTGCAGTCAACATAAAAAGTTGGATGTTTCTAGAGCTAAAGCTGAGCTTGATATGGCAAAGAATCATTTGCATAATTCCATAAG GATTTCATGTCAATGTTTAGAGAAGGTATTGAAACAAAAGGACAAGTTAAAGAAATTCAGTAAGCCTGGAGATTCTAGAAAGGAAGGCCAAGTAGCACTGGCCATATTG TTGCAATCACTCAATACATTGTCATCAGTGGAGTTAGATAAGCAAGAATTGCAGGAGATTCAG CAGGAAAAAGATATTAACCTTGAGGCTCGGGAGGCACTTCTTCAATGCATTTCTGCTTACAAGGAG TTTGTACATAAGAGGTCAATTGCTGATACCCCTGAAATAAAGAAAGAATATCTTTCATGTTTAAAGCGCGCTCAAAATTTGTTTGGTCATAAAGTTGATGAAGAGCTAAGCAATCAAAATGATTTCCGATAG